The following proteins come from a genomic window of Pseudomonas putida:
- a CDS encoding shikimate 5-dehydrogenase, translated as MPTTPSRDTVLCISLAGRPGTFGVRFHNHLYQQLGLDFYYKAMRTDDLPAAVAGIRALGIRGCGVSMPYKEACMALVDEIDPSAAAIESVNTLVNCNGHLKAYNTDYLAVRQLLVQHQVDPGTAFALRGSGGMAKAVASALRDAGFAEGIIVARNEQAGRQLADVCGYRWMPEPGDICPPMLVNVTPIGMAGGQEADELAFPEHAIAAAERLFDVVAMPAQTPLIRRAQALGKPVITGLEVIALQALEQFVLYTGVRPSQEQVDAAVAYARAI; from the coding sequence ATGCCGACAACTCCAAGCCGGGACACCGTGCTTTGCATCTCTCTGGCCGGTCGCCCGGGGACCTTCGGTGTGCGCTTTCACAACCACCTGTACCAGCAGCTGGGCCTGGACTTCTACTACAAGGCCATGCGCACCGATGACCTGCCGGCGGCGGTGGCAGGGATCCGCGCTTTGGGTATTCGCGGCTGTGGGGTGTCGATGCCCTACAAGGAAGCCTGCATGGCTTTGGTCGATGAAATCGATCCCTCGGCGGCGGCCATTGAGTCGGTCAATACCCTTGTCAACTGCAATGGCCACCTGAAGGCTTACAACACCGATTACCTGGCCGTGCGCCAATTGCTGGTGCAGCACCAGGTCGATCCGGGCACTGCGTTTGCCCTGCGAGGCAGCGGGGGCATGGCCAAGGCCGTGGCCAGCGCCTTGCGCGATGCCGGCTTTGCCGAAGGCATTATCGTTGCACGCAACGAGCAGGCCGGGCGTCAGTTGGCGGATGTCTGTGGTTATCGCTGGATGCCTGAGCCTGGCGATATCTGCCCGCCGATGCTGGTAAACGTGACGCCGATCGGTATGGCAGGCGGGCAGGAGGCAGATGAGCTGGCGTTTCCCGAGCACGCCATCGCGGCGGCGGAGCGGCTGTTCGATGTGGTGGCGATGCCGGCGCAGACGCCGCTGATTCGTCGGGCTCAGGCGTTGGGCAAGCCGGTGATCACTGGGCTGGAGGTCATAGCGTTGCAGGCGCTGGAACAGTTTGTGTTGTACACC